A stretch of the Medicago truncatula cultivar Jemalong A17 chromosome 5, MtrunA17r5.0-ANR, whole genome shotgun sequence genome encodes the following:
- the LOC11421464 gene encoding dihydropyrimidinase: MMMSFSFQLLLPIFFFLITTSLSQHANNQFCEAGIESGESTCGTSSSTNKLLIKGGTVVNAHHQHVADVYVEDGIIVAVQPNIMVGDDVYVIDATGKFVMPGGIDPHAHLGMDALGTTSVDDFFSGQSAALAGGTTMHIDFVMPINGNLTAGFEAYEKKAKNSCMDYGFHVAVTKWDESVSTDMEIMVKEKGINSFKFFMAYKEFIMVNDELLLQGFKKCKSLGALAMVHAENGDAVYAGQQKMIELGITGPEGHPLSRPPMLEGEATSRAIRLADFVNTPLYVVHVMSIDAMEEIAKARKSGQRVIGEPIVSGLALDDSWLWHPDFTTAAKYLMSPPIRSKGHDKALQSALATGVLQLVGTDHCAWNSTQKARGVDDFRQIINGVNGIEERMHVVWDIMVESGQISVTDYVRVTSTECARIFNIYPRKGAILPGSDADIIILNPNSSFEITAKSHHSRLDTNVYEGWKGKGKIEVTIAGGRVVWENNELKVVPGNGRYIQMPPFSYLFDGLDKKDAVYLNSLKAPVKRAKSTT, encoded by the exons ATGATGATGAGCTTCAGTTTTCAACTTCTTCTTCCTATATTCTTCTTTCTTATCACAACTTCACTTTCACAACATGCTAACAACCAG TTTTGTGAAGCTGGAATTGAATCCGGAGAGTCCACATGtggaacttcatcatcaacaaacaaGTTGTTGATTAAAGGTGGTACTGTTGTCAATGCTCATCACCAACATGTTgctgatgtttatgttgaagatggAATCATTGTTGCCGTCCAACCAAATATCATG GTTGGAGATGATGTGTATGTGATAGATGCCACCGGCAAGTTTGTCATGCCAG GAGGCATTGATCCTCATGCACACCTAGGGATGGATGCGTTGGGTACTACATCAGTAGACGACTTCTTCAGTGGTCAGTCTGCAGCATTAGCTGGTGGAACAACGATGCACATTGACTTCGTTATGCCAATTAATGGGAATTTAACTGCTGGTTTTGAAGCCTATGAAAAGAAGGCAAAGAATTCTTGCATGGATTATGGCTTCCATGTGGCAGTTACCAAATGGGATGAATCTGTTTCAACAGATATGGAGATCATGGTTAAGGAGAAag GTATCAACTCTTTCAAGTTTTTCATGGCATATAAAGAATTTATTATGGTCAACGATGAGCTTCTGTTGCAAGGATTTAAGAAGTGCAAGTCTCTTGGTGCCTTAGCGATGGTCCATGCAGAAAATGGAGATGCTGTGTATGCAGGGCAACAGAAAATGATAGAACTTGGAATAACAGGTCCTGAAGGGCATCCTCTTTCAAGGCCTCCAATG TTGGAAGGAGAGGCAACTTCTCGTGCTATTCGCTTAGCAGATTTTGTGAACACTCCTTTATATGTGGTTCATGTAATGAGCATCGATGCAATGGAAGAAATTGCGAAGGCTCGGAAATCAG GACAAAGGGTAATTGGAGAACCTATTGTCTCTGGGTTAGCCCTTGATGACTCTTGGCTTTGGCATCCTGATTTTACGACTGCAGCAAA GTATCTCATGAGCCCTCCTATTAGGAGTAAAGGACATGATAAGGCCCTTCAATCTGCCCTTGCAACAGGAGTTTTGCAG CTGGTAGGAACTGATCATTGTGCCTGGAATTCCACCCAGAAAGCTCGTGGAGTTGATGACTTCCGCCAAATTATAAATGGTGTCAACG GTATTGAAGAAAGGATGCACGTGGTCTGGGACATAATGGTG gaATCTGGTCAAATATCGGTCACGGACTATGTCAGAGTGACAAGCACTGAATG tGCTAGAATCTTCAATATATATCCAAGGAAGGGAGCTATACTTCCGGGGTCCGACGCAGATATTATCATCCTGAATCCTAACTCAAGTTTTGAGATAACTGCAAAATCTCACCACTCCAGATTGGACACAAATGTGTACGAGGGATGGAAAGGAAAG GGGAAAATTGAAGTGACTATAGCAGGAGGAAGAGTTGTTTGGGAAAATAATGAACTGAAAGTTGTTCCTGGTAATGGGAGATACATACAGATGCCTCCTTTTAGTTATCTGTTTGATGGATTGGACAAAAAGGATGCTGTTTATCTAAATTCCCTTAAAGCCCCAGTAAAAAGAGCCAAATCtaccacttaa
- the LOC112421975 gene encoding protein FAR-RED IMPAIRED RESPONSE 1 produces MDSSENLVDCGSIHDEGMEVDNSDDDEACWKPATGMRFSCIDDVKTLYREYALKKGFRWKTRTSKKRDDGETCYAILVCTREGSQGSEIPCTLKTPPSKTKNCPAKICIKLEKDGLWYISKFESRHSHKTSPTKRMDLHVKRTIEINEDAGVRTIKTFRSIVNNAEGHENIPFCEKDMINYVNNEQHLIGKEGDGKALMSYFSKMREQNSNFFYDIDLDDDFHVRNVFWADARSRATYEYFGDVVTFDTTYLTNKFDMPFATFVGVNHHGQSTLLGCGLLSGEDTESFVWLFKSWLRCMLGKAPVGIVTDQCKAVQNAIELVFPTTRHRWCLWHIMKKIPEKLNEYSEYKRIKSAMEGAVYDTHTTTGFEEKWCSFIDKFMLQQNDWLSGLYEERHRWAPTFVRKYFWAGMSTTQRSESMHAFFDGYINSTTSLNQFVKQYDNALSSRAEKEFEADFNSLDTTIPCVSNSSIEKQLQGEYTHAKFKEVQAEFISKMNCAPSLNVVEGCFATYHVLEEVVVGGRHKENVFKVVFNQENQDFSCECSLFEFRGILCCHVLSVCTRERVKNVPEKYVLTRWKKNIKRKHSYIKSSYCARELKPKMDRFDKLCKHFYEIAEVAAESEDATKALHETLHQFNSNKDGITDIVNRSFIDDSNPNNGIGIHSPVRVKCEDQGSEPSEVMTDRLLQSAILEW; encoded by the exons ATGGATAGTTCAGAGAATCTAGTAGATTGTGGGAGTATTCATGATGAAGGTATGGAAGTTGATAACTCTGATGATGATGAAGCATGTTGGAAGCCTGCAACGGGGATGCGTTTTTCTTGCATTGATGATGTCAAAACACTTTATAGAGAGTATGCTTTGAAAAAGGGTTTTCGGTGGAAGACCAGAACATCGAAAAAAAGAGATGATGGAGAGACCTGCTATGCAATTCTTGTTTGCACAAGAGAGGGGTCTCAAGGGTCAGAAATTCCGTGTACGTTAAAGACACCCCCATCCAAGACAAAAAATTGTCCTGCCAAGATTTGTATTAAGTTGGAAAAGGATGGTTTGTGGtacatttcaaaatttgaatctaGACATTCTCACAAGACTAGCCCTACAAAGAGAATGGACTTGCATGTAAAAAGAACAATCGAAATCAATGAGGATGCAGGAGTGAGGACCATTAAGACTTTCCGATCTATTGTCAACAATGCGGAAGGGCATGAAAATATACCATTTTGCGAAAAAGACATGATAAATTATGTTAACAACGAACAACATTTAATTGGAAAAGAAGGTGATGGCAAGGCCTTAATGAGCTATTTTTCTAAAATGAGGGAACAAAATTCGAATTTCTTCTACGACATAGATTTGGATGACGATTTTCATGTAAGGAATGTGTTTTGGGCTGATGCAAGAAGTAGAGCTACTTATGAGTATTTTGGAGATGTTGTAACTTTCGACACAACATATTTGACCAATAAGTTTGACATGCCTTTTGCTACATTTGTAGGTGTGAATCACCATGGTCAATCAACATTACTTGGATGTGGGCTGCTCTCAGGAGAAGACACAGAGTCATTTGTGTGGCTTTTCAAATCATGGCTTCGTTGTATGCTTGGAAAGGCCCCTGTGGGAATTGTGACCGATCAATGTAAGGCTGTGCAAAATGCCATTGAGTTAGTCTTCCCTACAACACGCCATAGGTGGTGTTTATGgcatataatgaaaaaaattcctGAAAAGCTCAACGAATACAGTGAATATAAAAGAATCAAGTCTGCGATGGAAGGAGCAGTTTATGATACACACACAACAACTGGTTTTGAAGAGAAATGGTGTTCCTTCATAGACAAGTTTATGCTTCAACAGAATGATTGGTTGAGTGGGTTGTATGAAGAGCGTCATAGATGGGCACCAACCtttgtaagaaaatatttttgggcaGGTATGTCAACTACGCAGAGAAGTGAGAGCATGCATGCTTTCTTTGATGGGTATATCAATTCAACAACAAGTCTAAATCAATTTGTAAAGCAATATGATAATGCTCTTAGTAGTCGAGCAGAAAAAGAATTTGAAGCAGATTTTAATTCACTAGATACTACAATTCCGTGTGTGTCAAACTCGTCCATTGAAAAGCAATTGCAAGGTGAGTACACTCATGCCAAATTCAAAGAAGTTCAAGCTGAATTCATATCCAAAATGAATTGTGCTCCCTCGTTGAATGTTGTCGAGGGTTGCTTTGCTACTTATCATGTGTTGGAGGAGGTTGTAGTTGGAGGCAGACATAAAGAAAATGTCTTCAAAGTTGTGTTTAATCAGGAAAACCAGGATTTCAGCTGTGAATGCTCGTTGTTTGAGTTTAGAGGTATCCTGTGTTGTCATGTGTTATCTGTGTGTACACGAGAAAGGGTTAAAAATGTGCCAGAGAAGTATGTTTTAACACGatggaagaaaaatattaaaaggaaGCATTCATATATTAAGAGTAGTTATTGCGCGAGAGAATTGAAGCCAAAGATGGACAGGTTTGACAAATTGTGCAAGCATTTCTATGAGATTGCTGAAGTAGCCGCTGAATCTGAAGATGCAACTAAGGCACTCCATGAAACATTACATCAATTTAATTCTAATAAGGATGGTATAACTGACATTGTTAACAGAAGTTTCATTGATGACTCAAATCCAAACAACGGTATTGGAATTCACAGTCCAGTGCGGGTTAAATGTGAAGATCAAGGAAGTGAACCAAGCGAAGTAATGACAGACAGGCTACTACA GAGTGCAATATTGGAATGGTGA